From the Planktothricoides raciborskii GIHE-MW2 genome, the window GCGTTCCGCCTTCCCGTAGGGTAGGTAATCGCCGCCAAAAGCCGCACCGTAGTAGCAGTTCATCGATTTTGTTGCTACATCCCTACGGTGCAGAATAAGTCCCAGGGCTGTTTTTTTGACCGAAATTTAATGATGCATTCTAGTTGAGTCGGTTATGATCCCCTTGTAGGGTCTACATCGGCTGAACAACCGTGATAGATCCGGTCTGCCGTTCTGAATGCTGACAATGCTGACAAAATTCTCACCTAAAAAATGAGAAATATTAACAAAATCTAAAGATTTTATCGGATAATGTAACGAAATGTTAATATTTAACTGGCAGACAAGGAAATCCGTAAGGCGACACCTGATATAATAAGAGGTTATTTAAACATGGCTCAAATCATCGACCCAATACCCACCAACTGCGCTGATAAACGTTTATGCTGCTATGTGAATCCCACAAGTCAAATTCAAGTAGCCCGAATTACCAATATCTCTAATTGGTATTTTGAACGAGTGGTATTTCCTGCCCAACGGCTGATGTTTGAAGCCCCAAGTCAGGCAGTGTTAGAAATTCATACCAGTTGTATGGCGGGTGCGGTGCTGGCTGATACCATTCCATGCGATCGCCTCCAGTTAAAAGAAGACACCTCATTAAGTCAGTCCAAAGCCTTAATTTCCAGTTATTCATAGCCGACCTGTACCATTCGGCGTCAATTCACCCCAAAGCCCATAAATGCTGGGCTTTGGGGTGAATTTATTTTAGGGATTTGGTCATCGGTGACTGACCCCAGCAGACCCCAGGGTTTCCAACCTGAATGGCGAATTTATGGCAAATTAATGATTGCGATATTGACAGAAAGTCAACGCTCCAGTGGGTGAAGTGGAAAGCAATCAATTTGAAAAAGAAAGTCTTTCTACTGTCGAAAGATTTTGGATTGCAGGATATGGGGAAAAAACCAAAAAATTTATTCTAGATTTTATCCTATATCTATATATAGATGAAATTAGAGAGATGCAAACCAATCATTTCAGTATAAAAGTATAAAATTATTTTTGACCAGCCGGAATCTCAATCTAAATCCCCCGGCAAATTGTATCCACCGAAAATATGCCTAATCGAATTATTTACATAAGTTTTATCTAATCTTGCCAAAATAAAAAAACGCCCCCCTTTTCAGGAGAGCGTTTTTTTATTTATTTAGTTAAATTAGCTAAGAATTAGCCATTGATTTGAGGAGCACTCAAAGCCACAGGAGCAGCTTCACCAGCAGCCAAATCTAAGGGGAAGTTGTGAGCGTTGCGCTCGTGCATCACTTCCATACCCAAGTTAGCGCGGTTGATCACATCAGCCCAGGTATTGATGACGCGACCTTGAGAGTCAACGATAGATTGGTTGAAGTTGAAACCGTTCAGGTTGAAGGCCATCGTGGACACACCCAGAGCGGTGAACCAGATCCCAATCACCGGCCATGCACCCAAGAAGAAGTGCAAGGAGCGGCTGTTGTTGAAAGAAGCGTATTGGAAGATCAAACGACCAAAGTAACCGTGAGCGGCAACGATGTTGTAGGTTTCTTCTTCTTGACCGAACTTGTAACCATAGTTTTGAGATTCAACTTCGGTGGTTTCACGAACCAAGGAAGAGGTTACCAAAGAACCGTGCATGGCGGAGAACAGAGCGCCACCGAACACACCGGCCACACCTAACATATGGAAGGGGTGCATCAGGATATTGTGTTCAGCTTGGAATACCAACATGAAGTTGAAGGTTCCAGAGATACCCAGAGGCATACCGTCAGAGAAAGAACCTTGACCGATGGGGTAGATCAGGAACACGGCGCTGGCAGCAGCCACAGGAGCGCTGTAAGCGACGCAGATCCAAGGACGCATACCCAAGCGGTAGGATAATTCCCACTCACGACCCATGTAGCAGAAGATGCCGATCAGGAAGTGGAAAATCACCAACTGGTATGGGCCACCATTGTACAGCCACTCATCGAGAGAAGCGGCTTCCCAAATGGGGTAGAAGTGTAAGCCAATGGCGTTAGAAGAAGGAACAACGGCACCAGAGATGATGTTGTTGCCTAACAGTAAGGAACCCGCCACAGGTTCACGGATACCGTCGATGTCCACGGGAGGAGCAGCGACGAAAGCAATGATGTAGCAGATGGTTGCGGTCAGAAGGGTGGGGATCATCAGGACGCCGAACCAGCCCACATACAGGCGGTTATCGGTGCTCGTGACCCAAGAACAGAAGCGCTGCCACAGAGAAGCGCTTTCGCGTTGTTGCAGAGTAGTAGTCATGTGCTTTATGAGTGCTATGTAGTTTTCAATGTTCGGATGATGTTTATAGATTAACCGGATTGTTAAGCTTTGTAAAGGGGTTTAATAAATATTTATTCTCATCAGTCTGATAAGTTATGGTTATCATTGATTTCCTCATAGGGGCAAAACCGCTCCAATGCCCGTGGGATAAGGCTGCCAGCTATTTGCCTCAAGGGATATAATCATCAACAAGAACTACCAACCGTAGGGAGCCGAAAATGTCCGTAGCGCTCACAGCCTATAACCCCGAAACCGTTGTGGATCCGGACTGGTAACCCCCCATGCCGCCGACGGACTAGATTTTTGATGATGGAGAATCCTTGGAGAGTAATCAATCATGCAGCGGGATGAGGTATTGCGAATTTTGATACAACACCAGCAGGTATTAAAAGAGTTTGGCGTAAAATCGCTGGCGATATTTGGCTCTGTCGCTAGGGATGAAGCCAGACCAGACAGTGATGTGGATATTTTAGTAGAATTTGACGGGCTGGTGACATTCGATCGTTATATGGATGTCAAATTTTATTTAGAAGATCGTCTAGGGACGCGGGTTGATTTGGTGAGTAGATTAATGCTGAAACCCCTGATTCTTTCTACAGTAGAACAGGAGGCAATTGATGTCGCGTAGTATTCGGCTGTATTTAGAAGATATTCTCACTTCTTGCGTTAAAGTTAGGCGATACACCCAAGGAATGAATTTTGAAGACTTCCAAGCTGATGATCGTACTTATGATGCGGTTGTACGGAATTTACAGATTATCGGAGAAGCGGTTAAAAATATTCCTCAATAAATGCGATCGCAATATCCAGAAGTTGCATGGCGCAAAATTGCAGGATTGCGCGATATTTTGGCTCACGCTTACTTTAGCTTAGAAGATGAAACCCTCTGGGATATTGTGGAAACTAAAACAACGCCTTTGCTGGAAGTGGTGCAGCAAATTATAGAGGTAGAGTTTGAGGATAAATAAGGGTAGATAATTTAGAAAATTACCGCCCGATCGTCAAACAAATATTGACCGAATATTATGAGATGAAGGTTAATCAAGGCAAGAAAACTCCTGAATATGAAGTAAGCGATCGCCTAGCCTTGGATGAAATTAGAGATGAATACCTTTGGTTTCGCTTTGGCTGGTATGATACAAAGGTAGTACAGCATATTATCATATATATGAAAATTAAAGATAGCTGTGGTTGGAACAAGATTTAACCAATTTATGTATAGTGGATGATTTACTGTTTGCGGGAATTCCTCAAAGTGATATTCTTTTAGCTTTTCATCATCCCAGTAAACGGCCTTTGACAGAATTTGCTACAGCTTAATTTTTTGGATTAAAATATATGGTATTAAAATATAAATGACTTTCAGCAAACAAATTTTTGGGTAAAAATGATGACAAACATATCCATTGATACCAATCGCCCTACGGTTGAAGCTGAGTATCATCAGGTGCTTAAGGAAGCGGAAGAAGGCTGTTCGGGACAAGGTATGTTATTGAAGATAGAGTCATAACGCCAGATGGCAGAAACCCGTAAGTGCGTTCTATTTGGTTTATTTCTACCGGAGATGATACCCCTAGACTGGTCAGTGCATATCCACTCGAATAAAATTATTTAAATTAAGTAAAATGATTAGTGAATTAGACCGAGTTTTTTTAACCGCAGATTTACCTGAATATGATTTAAAAACGGGCGATATTGGCACGGTTGTTTTAGTCGATCAATAAGGTTTGGGCTATGAAGTAGAATTTATGAGACTCACAGGAAAAACGCTCGCGGTTGTTTCTTTATTTAGTTATCAAGTTAGGGCGATTGGTGACAGATAAATTGCTCAATCGCGGGTTTTGGCATGAATGATCGTTAATGGCGTAATGAGAAAACCAGAAACCGGGTTTTTTCCAAAAAAAAACCGGTTTCTTTGGGTATAGATGCGCTAAAACAATAATTGCTATTTTAAGTAATAATTAGGTAAGACATCATTAATAGAATTAGAAGGAATAAGAGATGTAGTATTCTCCTCTTCAGGAATTTGCCGTTTGCTGCTAATAATTCCTCGACCTCCCCATTCAATGCTGATTCCTAATCTGGTATCTCCACCCCGCATACTCAGAGTGGTGCGTAGTCCAATATCCTGATTTCCTCGATCGTCCAAATTGTAGCCAGTACGGAAGGACAAAGAAGTGGCAGGCAAATTAGTTTCACCGATGGGAATGCTGTAGCTGGCATACCCACTGAAACTAACTCTATCATTGGCGACAAACCCGGATCCGATGCCAAAATTTAAGCTATGGTTATCAGACTCTAACGATTGAGAATATCCTAAAGAAGCTAAGATAATTACAGGATCTCTGATTAAACTAGCTTGACTTTGAACGGTCATTGTCCAAGGGTATGCAACACCGACGGAAAAACGAGGATCTATAGTAGAGCCAGGAGAAGGACGGTATTCTAGAGATAAATCACTGGTAATGTCCGTGTTAGTTTCTGTTCTCGTTTCAGTGCGATCGCCAAAATCTCTTTTTTCCTTAGAAATGAACCAACTAGGGGTAACGTTGGCGGAAATACTTACATAGGGGCTAAAACTGTAGCTTCCAGATCCCGAAAAGTTAATCAATTGATTAAAGGTTTCAAAATTAAACGGATTCCCCTCTGGATCAAAATCAAATCCTTCTCTTCCATCAGGGATATAATTGATGCTGAAAGTATAGATGTAGCCTCCCGTTTCTTCTTCTGGTAGTCGCAATGGGTCAATGGGAACTTGAGCAACTGCGGGCTGAGAGATTAACAAAGCGATCGGCAAAATCAACAGTCCCTTGTTCATAATTTCCTTCTCAGCGAGTTGAGTGTTGTTAAACGGGACTCTGCCCAGCTTAGAGTTTCGCTTTGTTTTTCTTTGGCAGTAAAAATTAAGTTTTCCGGTGGAATTGGTACAAGTGTTACACCACTAAAACCTTGTTTATTGACTAAATCATCAAGGGGTTGAATGCGTCGTCCCCATGATGGATCCGCTAAAATGATCCAATCTCCTACCATGCCGACGGCTAAAACATAGTGCATTTGAGGTTTGGTGACGTGCAGAACTACCGGCAGTCCACCGTTACCAAAATATTCGGCTAAGGATGTAAGGGTTAGTCGCATTCCCCTAGCTTGAATGTCGCGATCGCCTAAAGCCTCTATTAATGCTAAAGCGGTGATTCCTCTTTCTTCTGGACTTTTACCGCTTCCTTCCATTGCTTTTTCTGATAGTTCTAAAATTTCTGCCTCTGTAGTTGGGCGATCGTAGTAGTGAGTCAATAAGGTGGCAACAGCCGCAGCACCACAGGTGTAATAGCTGGTCTGTCCGATTACTCCCTCATAGCGAAGAGTCCGGTAAGGTGTTATTGAATTCGCCAATGCTACTTTGTGAGATAAAATTAACAAAAACAATATCAAGTTTACCAACAAATTTTTAAAAAACATTACATAACTTTTTGGATTAAATTAATGTCAAAAATATATTGATAAATTATTGAATAATACTATATGTTTATCAAAATATCACCCTGCAATTTGATAAGATTTTGCAGGGTGACATTAAGCTAATTGAGCGACTTGGGAATTGTTACCAACCGAACGCTCTGTTTGCTCCGTATGCTGCTGCACTACCAGCTAATCCACAACCCATAAGATTGCCAGTTCCAGCGCGACAACCGCCTGCAACTGCTCCTCCTACTGTTGCGCCACGCCAACCTTGATTCCAAGATTGTCTATTCCGCAAATTGTTGAAACCGTTGGTAGCATAACCTGCGGCAGCGCCAAATCCAGCACCTACAGCAATATGCACCCACTCGCCTTCAACTTCTGCGAGTTCAGCATCGGTCATCATTTCCCCTTCCGGTAGTACAATTTGATATTGTGTCTCCGGTTCAATTTCTGATGATAAAGAATCCGCAAAAGCAGGAGCGATCGCCATATTAGAGAATAAAATGGCCGTGCCTGTTGCCATTAATAACTTTTTCATGGTAACAATCGTGTAATTTGGTTGGTCTTGGTTTATTCAATATAAATTCTAGTTAGATAAATCAGCCACTTAAAACCATAGAATTTGGTTGGATTTAGTACCCAATTTTTCCCAGTACCCTGAAAAAATTTAGTAGGATTTGGTAGGATTTGGTTCCCGGTGATTGACAAAGTAGGATTTGGTAGGATATAGTTCTTGCTTTAAGATTAAGTCTCTGTATTTTTACTGATGAAAAATATTGAAGAAGTGTTAGAGTGGGCTGAAAAGCTGATCCTTGAGAAAACAGGCGAACCTCTCAAGCCGATAGAGGAAGCCATACTCAAGGGTGTGTGGTCAGGAAAAAAATATGCTCAAATTGCTAAAGAATATAATAATTGTCGTGTATCTCACGTTAAGAAAGAAGCCGCTAAGTTATGGGATAAGCTGCGGGATGAGTTAGGAGAAGACCTGAAGAAATATAATTTTCGTTCTAAGGTAGAAAAAAAACATCGGGTTTCTCAAGGAGCAAATTTTGGTTACTGTGTACAGATTAATGAGGGAAGTATTCATCTTTGGGGGGAAGGTTTACATCCTGTTAAAGAATTGGAAACCCGATCGCCCTCTTCTCCTGAATCTTCCCCCGACTCTTCTCCTAACTCTTCCCCCACCCAAAATTCCTCACCCATTATTGACTTAACCGACGCCCCAGACCTCAGCGAATTTTACAACCGCACCACCGAAATAAATACCCTCAAACAGTGGATCTTAAAAGACCAGATCCGCTTAATCACCATCTATGGATTAAGTGGCATTGGCAAAAGCTTACTAACCAGGCAACTCATCGAACAAATCAAGCCTGAATTTGACTATATTATTTGGAAAAGTCTCACAGAAACTCCCACCCTTTCCTGCCTAAAAAACCAACTGCAACAATTTTTTGCCCAGTCACAACAGCCCCCATTACCCACAATAATTGATTACTTTCGTAACTCGCGCTGTTTAGTCATCCTCGATGACCTGCAAAATCTGTTTCAAAGCGGGTTCCTTGCCGGTCAATACTTAACCGAACATAAAGACTATGGCCAATTTTGGCAACAAATCGCCAAAA encodes:
- a CDS encoding nucleotidyltransferase family protein gives rise to the protein MQRDEVLRILIQHQQVLKEFGVKSLAIFGSVARDEARPDSDVDILVEFDGLVTFDRYMDVKFYLEDRLGTRVDLVSRLMLKPLILSTVEQEAIDVA
- a CDS encoding ATP-binding protein produces the protein MKNIEEVLEWAEKLILEKTGEPLKPIEEAILKGVWSGKKYAQIAKEYNNCRVSHVKKEAAKLWDKLRDELGEDLKKYNFRSKVEKKHRVSQGANFGYCVQINEGSIHLWGEGLHPVKELETRSPSSPESSPDSSPNSSPTQNSSPIIDLTDAPDLSEFYNRTTEINTLKQWILKDQIRLITIYGLSGIGKSLLTRQLIEQIKPEFDYIIWKSLTETPTLSCLKNQLQQFFAQSQQPPLPTIIDYFRNSRCLVILDDLQNLFQSGFLAGQYLTEHKDYGQFWQQIAKNHHQSCVILLSWEKPRELVTLQGEKQSTRTLNLKGLSADAEEILKEHGLTDSEKWPELINLYQGHPTWLNIIASTILELFDGSVSLFLADQEEIFIGDLSPILESHLDRLSELEKKVISTFSEYESVDISQASGLREFAKSELTEAMQSLGRRGLVEKVTTGGRSRFLLNPVFNTSSNHYEILITTKTQRTQR
- a CDS encoding DUF6883 domain-containing protein is translated as MRSIWFISTGDDTPRLVSAYPLE
- a CDS encoding DUF4926 domain-containing protein — its product is MISELDRVFLTADLPEYDLKTGDIGTVVLVDQ
- a CDS encoding cysteine peptidase family C39 domain-containing protein; amino-acid sequence: MANSITPYRTLRYEGVIGQTSYYTCGAAAVATLLTHYYDRPTTEAEILELSEKAMEGSGKSPEERGITALALIEALGDRDIQARGMRLTLTSLAEYFGNGGLPVVLHVTKPQMHYVLAVGMVGDWIILADPSWGRRIQPLDDLVNKQGFSGVTLVPIPPENLIFTAKEKQSETLSWAESRLTTLNSLRRKL
- the psbA gene encoding photosystem II q(b) protein; translation: MTTTLQQRESASLWQRFCSWVTSTDNRLYVGWFGVLMIPTLLTATICYIIAFVAAPPVDIDGIREPVAGSLLLGNNIISGAVVPSSNAIGLHFYPIWEAASLDEWLYNGGPYQLVIFHFLIGIFCYMGREWELSYRLGMRPWICVAYSAPVAAASAVFLIYPIGQGSFSDGMPLGISGTFNFMLVFQAEHNILMHPFHMLGVAGVFGGALFSAMHGSLVTSSLVRETTEVESQNYGYKFGQEEETYNIVAAHGYFGRLIFQYASFNNSRSLHFFLGAWPVIGIWFTALGVSTMAFNLNGFNFNQSIVDSQGRVINTWADVINRANLGMEVMHERNAHNFPLDLAAGEAAPVALSAPQING
- a CDS encoding DUF1830 domain-containing protein — protein: MAQIIDPIPTNCADKRLCCYVNPTSQIQVARITNISNWYFERVVFPAQRLMFEAPSQAVLEIHTSCMAGAVLADTIPCDRLQLKEDTSLSQSKALISSYS